In Terriglobus sp. TAA 43, a single window of DNA contains:
- the accD gene encoding acetyl-CoA carboxylase, carboxyltransferase subunit beta yields MAWFKRQGNEIVSEAERTVRTEGLWVKCPDCGKAIFRAELDANLQVCPYCGHHFKMDARRRIELLLEPGYELVDLELKSTDPLNFTDLKPYKKRLAEAQAKTGLNDAIVNAVGKLGEHNIVISAMEYSFIGGSMGAVVGETIARAVDRSLDTRSPLVIISASGGARMMEGIVSLMQLAKISTALGRLADEKIPYISLMTDPTTGGVTASFAMLGDLNIAEPGALIGFAGPRVIEQTIRQKLPEGFQRSEFLLQHGFLDAVVSRKDTKAYLDRAFTWMTA; encoded by the coding sequence ATGGCTTGGTTCAAACGGCAAGGCAATGAGATCGTCTCGGAGGCGGAGCGTACCGTCCGCACCGAAGGTTTGTGGGTCAAGTGCCCGGACTGCGGCAAGGCGATCTTCCGCGCGGAACTGGATGCAAACCTCCAGGTCTGCCCCTACTGCGGACATCACTTCAAGATGGACGCACGCCGCCGCATCGAACTGCTGCTGGAACCCGGCTACGAACTCGTCGATCTCGAACTCAAATCGACCGACCCGCTCAACTTCACCGATCTCAAGCCGTACAAGAAGCGTCTGGCAGAAGCGCAGGCCAAGACCGGCCTCAACGACGCCATCGTCAACGCCGTCGGCAAACTCGGTGAACATAACATCGTCATCTCCGCCATGGAATACAGCTTCATCGGCGGTTCCATGGGTGCCGTCGTAGGCGAAACCATCGCACGCGCAGTCGATCGCTCATTGGACACGCGCAGCCCTCTGGTCATCATCTCTGCCAGCGGTGGCGCACGCATGATGGAAGGCATCGTCAGCCTCATGCAGCTCGCCAAAATCTCCACCGCGCTGGGCCGCCTCGCCGACGAGAAGATCCCCTACATCAGCCTCATGACCGACCCCACCACCGGCGGCGTCACGGCATCCTTCGCCATGCTCGGCGACCTCAACATCGCCGAACCCGGAGCCCTCATCGGCTTCGCCGGCCCCCGCGTCATCGAGCAGACCATCCGGCAGAAGCTGCCCGAAGGCTTCCAGCGGTCGGAGTTCCTGCTGCAGCACGGCTTCCTCGACGCCGTCGTCTCGCGCAAGGACACCAAGGCCTACCTGGACCGCGCCTTCACCTGGATGACTGCTTAG
- a CDS encoding DUF2157 domain-containing protein, with the protein MVPPLFRLLDLSCNAPLAALMMQDIETKLAEWSAAGVIDSATAQRIRAWEEEHASRTARPEAQRWQVRLALIFGAVLLSAGILLFVAAHWDNIGPGFRLLLIMGTLVGLHGAAIAVRERFAALATALHAIGTVALGGAIALSGQIFNIESHWPNAILMWALGAAAGWWLLRDAPQKTLTLLLVPAWALCELGDRMQPYEGGNVYLSRLALLVGAVYLLRYLAEPVRAVGNWLFAVGALAIPVSVGILADGWQYRYVFFTRGYSSFVPLRYRALWLLLVIGLMAWGWLRSREAFPVIAGAVAVGIALPWLVRPVSHGVVDLGNPWSRPYVTWEPSVFSYLLLALAAAALAWWGVRHKARGVVNYATVAFGVVVLWFYFSDLMDKLDRSLGLIGLGVLFLAGGYVLERLRRRLLLQMTEEAA; encoded by the coding sequence TTGGTACCTCCTCTTTTTCGCTTGCTGGATCTTTCCTGCAATGCTCCACTTGCTGCACTGATGATGCAGGACATTGAAACGAAGCTTGCGGAGTGGTCTGCAGCAGGTGTGATTGACTCCGCAACGGCTCAACGCATTCGTGCGTGGGAAGAGGAGCATGCGAGTCGCACGGCGCGGCCTGAGGCGCAGCGCTGGCAGGTGCGGTTGGCGCTGATCTTTGGAGCTGTCCTGCTTAGCGCGGGCATCCTGTTGTTTGTGGCAGCGCACTGGGACAACATTGGTCCCGGATTCCGCCTGCTGTTGATCATGGGAACGCTGGTGGGACTGCACGGCGCGGCCATTGCGGTGCGAGAACGGTTCGCTGCGCTGGCTACGGCACTGCACGCTATTGGCACCGTTGCGCTGGGTGGAGCGATTGCCCTTTCCGGACAGATTTTCAATATTGAATCGCACTGGCCCAACGCGATTTTGATGTGGGCACTGGGAGCCGCTGCGGGATGGTGGCTGTTGCGAGACGCGCCACAGAAGACGCTGACGCTGCTGTTGGTGCCGGCGTGGGCTCTCTGCGAGTTGGGCGACCGCATGCAGCCGTACGAGGGTGGCAATGTCTATCTGTCACGATTGGCGTTGCTGGTTGGAGCTGTTTACCTGTTGCGGTATCTGGCCGAGCCGGTGCGTGCGGTGGGGAACTGGTTGTTTGCCGTGGGAGCACTGGCAATACCGGTATCCGTAGGCATTCTGGCTGACGGCTGGCAGTATCGTTATGTATTTTTCACCCGGGGCTATAGCAGCTTTGTACCGTTGCGCTATCGCGCACTGTGGCTATTGCTCGTTATCGGTCTGATGGCATGGGGCTGGCTTCGCAGCCGAGAAGCGTTTCCGGTGATTGCAGGAGCTGTTGCTGTGGGCATTGCGTTGCCGTGGCTGGTACGGCCCGTAAGCCATGGCGTCGTTGATCTGGGCAATCCGTGGAGTCGTCCCTATGTGACCTGGGAGCCTTCCGTATTCAGTTATCTGCTGTTGGCGTTGGCGGCTGCTGCGCTTGCGTGGTGGGGTGTTCGGCACAAAGCGCGTGGCGTGGTGAACTATGCCACGGTTGCGTTTGGTGTGGTCGTTCTGTGGTTCTACTTCTCTGACCTGATGGACAAGCTGGACCGGTCGCTTGGACTGATCGGATTGGGCGTATTGTTTCTTGCCGGTGGCTACGTGCTGGAGCGTCTGCGCCGTAGGCTGCTGTTGCAGATGACAGAGGAGGCGGCATGA
- a CDS encoding GDYXXLXY domain-containing protein — translation MTLSGTKAAVTLLVIQSAIALSVAGTYALDRITKPRVWVRTQQFDPSTPLRGRYLALQLAVDGCSLPTSGVDASNPYNSFEGMPNTPRIGVWPVTLSAESGHLTVHAVATPSPDNSQAVSLWKGQDCHNARLDQGVNFFLPEHAASPVPQSRDASLWVEVTVPSNGPPRPIQIAVSDSTGWHVLKL, via the coding sequence ATGACACTCTCTGGAACTAAGGCTGCAGTGACTCTGCTGGTGATTCAATCAGCGATAGCGCTTAGTGTTGCAGGAACGTATGCGCTTGATCGCATCACCAAGCCTCGTGTGTGGGTGCGGACGCAGCAGTTTGATCCCTCCACACCGCTGCGTGGCCGATACCTTGCACTGCAACTTGCGGTGGATGGATGTTCACTCCCTACGTCCGGCGTCGATGCCTCAAACCCCTACAACTCGTTTGAGGGAATGCCGAATACGCCCAGGATCGGAGTGTGGCCTGTGACACTGAGTGCGGAGAGCGGGCACTTAACGGTGCATGCTGTCGCAACGCCTTCACCGGACAACTCGCAGGCTGTCTCGCTGTGGAAGGGGCAGGACTGCCACAACGCTCGACTGGATCAGGGTGTCAATTTCTTCCTGCCGGAACACGCAGCCTCGCCCGTACCGCAATCGCGCGATGCTTCGTTGTGGGTTGAGGTTACTGTTCCCTCCAACGGGCCGCCTCGCCCCATTCAAATTGCTGTCTCTGATAGCACCGGGTGGCATGTTCTGAAGTTGTAA
- a CDS encoding alpha-galactosidase, which yields MSFCLHRTLRNLLLLAAPLAAASASAQTAAFQNCYARWSATELTVGNTHFERRWQIRNGHLFATSFQDRDAKKEWLAAPSRLPSPRIAGPQADTTVAIHAETGRTNPVEAASLQLRIDIGSDQHLRMKIFPDATGIEEDFTAPADASSQNDAPQTIATGKEAEANKAKKDNESALDEFSLQPQHLRLTEVTLRDVTDTHNQLVSTREWMFMNNEEDILARGNVVYVEDVLSGAGLIFLKQAPLPDARAQQSLFDLRMMASDRTVRLTGAGYPFAVLAYSGGRSGRIRALHNYQRQLRTYEPQRDAAFLSNTWGDRNRDARINADFMAKEIEAGAKLGVDAVQIDDGWQYGKSMNSAVKSGGVWSGFWANSSHFWDVDPQRFPQGLKPLVQQAATHHMKFGLWYAPDSSDDFANWQRDANRILELWRNEGVLYFKFDSIVMSTPTAEQHVQQMFDRILAESKGAITIDLDVTAGRRPGYFGMIEGGTTFVENRYTDFHRYYPHMTLRNLWQLSEFVDPIRLRMEFLNNTRNTQRYADDPLAPANYRPDALFASVMFSSPLGWFETSSLPPAYIASAAPVVATWKHERERLFRGTIEPIGNAPDGVSWTGFASTDADSKGGYLLLFREANSNAQWTTPLPTGLPANAKITVLAGTGSATIRDGATAVTIAKPLGYVWLRFDSK from the coding sequence ATGAGCTTCTGCCTCCATCGCACGTTGCGAAACCTGTTGCTCCTCGCTGCACCACTCGCAGCCGCCTCTGCATCCGCACAAACCGCCGCCTTTCAGAACTGTTACGCGCGCTGGTCTGCAACAGAGTTGACCGTAGGCAACACACACTTCGAACGTCGCTGGCAGATTCGCAACGGCCATCTCTTCGCCACATCTTTTCAGGATCGCGACGCTAAGAAAGAATGGCTCGCAGCACCATCGCGTCTGCCCTCACCGCGCATCGCAGGACCGCAAGCTGACACAACAGTAGCGATCCACGCAGAAACAGGCCGCACCAATCCAGTAGAAGCAGCATCACTGCAACTCCGCATCGACATTGGCTCGGACCAACATCTGCGAATGAAGATTTTCCCGGATGCCACCGGCATTGAAGAAGACTTCACAGCACCTGCAGACGCATCCTCGCAAAACGACGCACCACAAACCATCGCCACAGGCAAAGAAGCAGAAGCAAACAAAGCAAAGAAAGACAACGAATCCGCGCTCGACGAATTTTCTCTGCAGCCACAACATCTTCGCCTCACAGAAGTCACACTGCGCGACGTTACAGACACGCACAATCAACTCGTCAGCACACGCGAGTGGATGTTCATGAACAACGAGGAAGATATTCTCGCCCGCGGCAACGTTGTCTATGTCGAAGATGTTCTCAGTGGCGCAGGATTGATCTTCTTAAAACAAGCACCACTGCCTGATGCACGCGCACAGCAATCGCTGTTTGATCTCCGCATGATGGCGTCGGATCGCACCGTACGCCTCACTGGCGCAGGTTATCCCTTCGCAGTGCTCGCATACTCCGGTGGTCGCAGCGGCCGCATCCGTGCACTGCACAACTATCAACGCCAACTACGCACATACGAACCACAACGCGACGCAGCGTTCCTCAGCAACACCTGGGGTGATCGCAATCGCGATGCGCGCATCAACGCAGACTTCATGGCGAAAGAAATCGAAGCAGGCGCAAAGCTCGGCGTCGATGCAGTGCAGATTGACGATGGCTGGCAGTATGGCAAGTCCATGAACTCCGCAGTAAAAAGCGGCGGTGTGTGGAGCGGCTTCTGGGCCAACTCATCACACTTCTGGGACGTCGATCCGCAACGCTTCCCGCAGGGTTTGAAGCCACTCGTACAACAGGCCGCAACGCACCACATGAAGTTCGGCCTCTGGTACGCACCCGACTCTTCAGACGACTTCGCTAACTGGCAGCGTGACGCAAACCGAATCCTGGAACTATGGCGCAACGAAGGCGTGCTGTACTTCAAGTTCGACAGCATCGTCATGAGTACTCCAACCGCAGAGCAGCATGTGCAACAGATGTTCGATCGCATCCTCGCTGAAAGCAAGGGCGCCATCACCATCGATCTCGATGTCACCGCAGGCCGTCGCCCCGGCTACTTCGGCATGATCGAAGGCGGCACCACGTTCGTTGAAAATCGCTACACCGACTTCCATCGCTACTACCCGCACATGACACTGCGCAATCTCTGGCAGTTATCAGAGTTCGTCGATCCCATCCGTCTGCGCATGGAGTTCCTCAACAACACGCGCAACACACAGCGCTACGCAGACGACCCACTCGCACCTGCCAACTACAGACCCGACGCACTCTTCGCCAGCGTCATGTTCTCCAGCCCGCTCGGCTGGTTTGAAACCTCCAGCCTGCCACCGGCATACATCGCATCCGCCGCGCCAGTCGTCGCCACATGGAAGCATGAACGCGAGCGCCTCTTCCGCGGCACCATCGAACCCATCGGCAACGCACCCGACGGCGTGTCATGGACAGGCTTCGCTTCAACCGACGCAGACAGCAAAGGCGGCTACCTACTCCTCTTCCGCGAAGCCAACAGCAACGCGCAATGGACCACGCCACTCCCAACCGGCCTACCTGCGAACGCAAAGATCACAGTACTCGCAGGCACAGGTTCGGCAACCATACGCGACGGTGCAACCGCAGTAACGATTGCAAAACCTCTGGGCTATGTATGGCTAAGGTTCGACAGCAAGTAG
- the dnaN gene encoding DNA polymerase III subunit beta, which translates to MENSGAAPSGNLDITVTRAELLRELTAAQSVVERKTTIPILSNFLFEADGERLTITATDLDQSLRTSCPARVKKSGACTVPARKLYDYIRLLPEGDISIKLMDNHWVQIRAGRSNTKMVGMARANFPQVPEFPTVGAVKIAAPSLKSMISKTIFSISSEESRYTLNGALLVLKAESMAMVATDGHRLAHVERFGETLEGVSGEKKTLVPRKALGELSSLLANTPTSDDNDFIEFADDETTLFFRIGGRVLTSRKLTGQFPNYEAVLPRDNNKFVIVRSEDLMGALQRVSQFADERSGAIKIRLEQNELRISSSSTDAGESEDSIETPYNYDPLVVGFNSAYLIDFLKAIGNTGEVRLEFKDAQSAGQMRPEDANEDQKYRYILMPMRI; encoded by the coding sequence ATGGAAAACAGCGGCGCCGCACCTTCCGGCAATCTCGATATCACGGTCACCCGTGCGGAACTGTTGCGCGAACTGACTGCCGCTCAGTCCGTCGTGGAACGGAAGACGACAATCCCCATCCTGTCGAACTTTCTCTTTGAGGCCGACGGCGAACGCCTGACCATCACGGCGACCGATCTCGATCAGAGCCTGCGCACCTCCTGCCCTGCACGCGTGAAGAAGTCCGGCGCATGCACCGTCCCGGCGCGCAAGCTGTACGACTACATCCGCCTGTTGCCCGAAGGCGACATCTCCATCAAGCTCATGGACAACCACTGGGTGCAGATTCGTGCAGGCCGCTCCAACACCAAGATGGTGGGCATGGCACGCGCCAACTTCCCCCAGGTCCCGGAATTTCCGACCGTCGGCGCAGTCAAGATTGCAGCTCCATCGCTGAAGAGCATGATCTCGAAGACCATCTTCTCGATCTCCAGCGAAGAGTCGCGCTACACGCTCAACGGCGCGCTGCTGGTGCTCAAGGCAGAGTCCATGGCCATGGTCGCAACCGACGGCCATCGCCTGGCCCACGTCGAACGCTTCGGCGAGACGCTGGAAGGTGTCTCCGGCGAAAAGAAGACACTCGTCCCGCGTAAGGCCCTCGGTGAACTCTCTTCCCTGCTAGCGAACACACCCACCAGTGACGATAACGACTTCATCGAGTTTGCCGACGATGAGACCACGCTCTTCTTCCGCATCGGCGGACGCGTCCTCACCAGCCGCAAACTCACTGGCCAGTTCCCCAACTACGAAGCCGTACTGCCGCGCGACAACAACAAGTTCGTCATCGTGCGCAGCGAAGACCTCATGGGCGCACTGCAGCGTGTATCGCAGTTTGCCGACGAGCGTAGCGGCGCCATCAAGATTCGCCTGGAGCAGAACGAACTCCGCATCTCCTCCTCGTCCACAGACGCAGGTGAATCGGAAGACTCCATCGAAACGCCGTACAACTACGATCCGCTCGTCGTCGGTTTCAACTCGGCCTATCTCATTGACTTCCTGAAGGCCATCGGCAACACCGGCGAAGTTCGTCTCGAATTCAAAGATGCACAATCCGCAGGCCAGATGCGCCCCGAGGACGCAAACGAAGATCAGAAGTACCGCTACATCCTCATGCCCATGCGCATCTGA
- a CDS encoding DUF3300 domain-containing protein, with protein MVRSCFKQFLAVVLSLLLVFPASEMQALAQQQAPAPAADSGQEPAPLSAAELEQVLAPIALYPDALVAQVLGAATFPDQVTAASDWLQQNKNLTGTSLAQAVDKQPWDPSVKALTQFPSVLDNMVKNLSWTSSLGEAYHTQPTQVMTAIQSLRAKAKAAGNLKTGSQITVVQQSPDVIVIQPTNPQVVYVPQYNPTVVYGAPVQTPGYSTAAVVGTALLAFGVGIAVGAAINNNCCGWGYSYWNCNWHGGGVVYRNNVYYGNRAWRGGAYGSSVTAYGRYGSATAARAYNPNTGTYARGAAVSTPYGARAAGQAYNPYTGTAARGGAVAGPNGAAAAGQAYNARTGTYASTRQTASAYGNAGSSTVSRNGQTTYTQHASNANGTVAAAENSRGGAAVAGTGARGNSAAAVRTANGNSAVNVNGHVYTNNGGSRGYGAQQRSGGAFGGGGSGWEARQASARGSVSRGGGGFRGRR; from the coding sequence ATGGTCAGGAGCTGTTTCAAGCAGTTTTTAGCAGTGGTTTTAAGTCTTCTGTTGGTCTTTCCCGCGTCGGAAATGCAGGCTCTTGCTCAGCAACAAGCTCCTGCGCCAGCGGCTGATTCCGGACAGGAGCCAGCGCCACTTTCTGCTGCCGAGTTGGAACAGGTGCTGGCTCCGATTGCGCTGTATCCGGATGCGTTGGTTGCGCAGGTGCTGGGAGCGGCGACCTTTCCTGACCAGGTGACTGCTGCGAGTGACTGGCTGCAGCAGAACAAGAACCTGACAGGGACGTCGCTCGCCCAGGCCGTCGACAAACAGCCGTGGGATCCCAGCGTGAAGGCGTTGACGCAGTTCCCTTCTGTGCTGGACAACATGGTGAAGAACCTGAGCTGGACATCGTCACTTGGAGAGGCGTATCACACGCAGCCCACGCAGGTGATGACGGCGATTCAGTCTCTGCGCGCGAAGGCTAAGGCTGCGGGCAATCTGAAGACGGGTTCGCAGATCACGGTGGTGCAGCAGTCGCCGGATGTGATCGTGATCCAACCGACGAATCCGCAGGTGGTGTACGTTCCCCAATACAACCCCACCGTGGTGTACGGTGCGCCGGTGCAGACGCCCGGTTATAGCACCGCGGCTGTTGTGGGGACGGCGCTGCTTGCTTTTGGTGTTGGCATTGCGGTGGGTGCGGCCATCAACAACAACTGCTGCGGATGGGGTTACAGCTACTGGAACTGCAACTGGCACGGTGGCGGTGTGGTGTATCGCAACAATGTCTACTACGGAAACAGGGCGTGGCGTGGCGGCGCTTACGGCTCGAGCGTGACCGCGTATGGACGTTACGGCAGCGCCACCGCGGCGAGAGCTTATAACCCGAACACTGGCACGTATGCTCGCGGTGCCGCGGTATCCACCCCTTACGGTGCGCGGGCCGCGGGACAGGCTTACAACCCATACACCGGGACTGCTGCGCGCGGCGGTGCTGTTGCCGGACCGAATGGCGCGGCTGCTGCGGGGCAGGCCTATAACGCTCGGACCGGCACTTACGCTTCGACGCGCCAGACTGCGAGTGCTTACGGAAACGCAGGAAGCTCGACCGTTTCCAGGAATGGGCAGACGACTTATACGCAGCATGCAAGCAATGCCAACGGAACAGTTGCTGCTGCCGAGAACTCTCGCGGTGGCGCGGCTGTTGCCGGAACCGGAGCGCGTGGCAATAGTGCAGCGGCTGTTCGAACGGCCAATGGCAATAGCGCTGTGAATGTGAACGGCCATGTGTACACCAACAATGGAGGCTCTCGCGGCTATGGTGCCCAGCAGCGCAGCGGCGGAGCTTTTGGTGGTGGTGGAAGTGGCTGGGAAGCGCGGCAGGCGAGCGCGCGTGGTTCTGTAAGCCGCGGTGGTGGCGGTTTCCGGGGTCGCAGGTAG
- a CDS encoding DUF2950 domain-containing protein yields the protein MQNRTIALSARLLAFTLFLPLAACNRSGDKKPAEASTKTFASMDDAASALVAAAKSGDEDTIKSIFGPETKQVVYSGDAVEDKNAVTKFLARYDEMHRWRRLEDGSESLVIGADNYPFPIPLRKNADGKWFFDTAAGKEEVLSRRVGQNEFDVMDIAQGIADAQAEYFTQPHDGQPAKQYAAKFLSDPGKENGLYWKAGEGQPPSPLGPLAASATAEGYKANPAGHTTFHGYLFKMLDGQTDKAPGGAKSYLVNGKMANGFAFVAYPVEYGNSGVMTFMMNQDGVLLEKDLGPNTVQTVTAMNAFDPDTNWKVVE from the coding sequence ATGCAAAACCGCACAATTGCGCTTTCGGCCCGGCTGCTGGCGTTCACCCTGTTTCTTCCGCTGGCTGCGTGTAATCGCTCTGGAGATAAAAAGCCTGCTGAGGCTTCCACGAAAACATTTGCCTCGATGGATGATGCGGCAAGCGCGCTGGTGGCTGCTGCCAAGTCAGGCGATGAAGACACCATCAAGAGCATCTTCGGTCCGGAGACGAAGCAGGTCGTCTATTCCGGCGATGCGGTGGAAGACAAGAATGCTGTGACGAAGTTCCTTGCTCGCTACGACGAGATGCATCGTTGGCGCAGGCTGGAGGACGGTAGCGAGTCGCTGGTGATTGGCGCGGATAATTATCCGTTTCCGATTCCGCTTCGCAAGAATGCGGACGGCAAGTGGTTCTTTGATACCGCGGCTGGAAAAGAAGAAGTACTGTCGCGTCGCGTTGGCCAGAACGAGTTTGACGTGATGGACATTGCCCAGGGTATTGCCGATGCGCAGGCGGAATACTTCACGCAGCCGCATGATGGTCAACCGGCGAAACAATACGCGGCGAAGTTTCTAAGTGATCCTGGCAAAGAGAACGGACTGTACTGGAAGGCCGGTGAAGGACAGCCGCCGAGTCCGCTTGGTCCGCTGGCTGCCTCTGCAACCGCCGAGGGTTACAAGGCGAATCCCGCGGGACACACCACGTTCCATGGGTATCTGTTCAAGATGCTTGACGGCCAGACGGATAAAGCTCCGGGTGGTGCGAAGAGTTATCTGGTGAATGGAAAGATGGCCAATGGCTTCGCCTTTGTGGCGTACCCGGTGGAGTACGGAAACTCAGGTGTGATGACGTTCATGATGAACCAGGACGGCGTTCTGCTGGAGAAGGATCTAGGACCGAACACGGTTCAGACGGTCACTGCGATGAATGCGTTTGATCCCGATACGAACTGGAAGGTCGTCGAGTAA
- a CDS encoding alpha/beta fold hydrolase translates to MGTIKVKDGTEIFYKDWGSGQPLFFHHGWPLSADDWDSQMMFFLHHGYRVIAHDRRGHGRSTQTANGHDMDTYAADVAELVAFLDLKDSIHIGHSTGGGEVTRFVAKHGKGRVAKAVLISAIPPLFMKTEKNPDGVPKEVVDGLRDGTAYHRAQFYQDITIPFYGFNRPGANVSEGIRQNWWRQGMMGAATAHYDCIKVLSETEFYDDLAAIDVPVLVMHGEDDQICPFPTTGARSWKLLKHGSLKSYPGLPHGMPATHADIINADLLTFIQS, encoded by the coding sequence ATGGGCACGATCAAGGTCAAAGACGGCACGGAGATTTTTTACAAGGACTGGGGCAGTGGTCAGCCGCTGTTCTTCCACCACGGATGGCCCCTCTCAGCCGACGATTGGGACAGCCAGATGATGTTCTTCCTGCATCACGGCTACCGCGTCATCGCACATGACCGCCGGGGCCACGGCCGCTCCACGCAGACTGCAAACGGTCATGACATGGACACCTATGCCGCCGATGTCGCAGAACTCGTCGCCTTTCTCGACCTCAAAGATTCCATCCACATCGGACACTCCACCGGCGGAGGCGAAGTCACACGGTTCGTCGCGAAACACGGAAAGGGACGCGTCGCAAAAGCAGTTCTCATCAGCGCCATCCCGCCACTCTTCATGAAGACCGAAAAGAATCCTGACGGTGTTCCCAAAGAGGTGGTCGACGGCCTGCGCGACGGCACTGCGTATCACCGCGCGCAGTTCTATCAGGACATCACCATCCCGTTCTACGGCTTCAATCGTCCGGGTGCGAATGTCTCCGAGGGCATCCGTCAAAACTGGTGGCGTCAGGGCATGATGGGCGCAGCCACTGCCCACTATGACTGCATCAAGGTGCTCTCAGAAACTGAGTTCTATGACGACCTTGCCGCCATCGACGTGCCCGTTCTCGTCATGCATGGCGAGGACGATCAGATCTGTCCCTTCCCAACAACCGGCGCGCGTTCCTGGAAGCTTCTCAAGCATGGATCGCTCAAGTCGTATCCCGGCCTCCCGCATGGCATGCCGGCAACTCACGCCGACATCATCAATGCCGACCTGTTGACGTTCATCCAATCCTGA
- a CDS encoding GlxA family transcriptional regulator yields MPRGVTAKRRGKSDILRAHTMHEIAIVLYSGARPAVVHGLTDLFEVANRISAEQGETSSRVEVMVSHWGTNPSLGLTRTYESHPGKHGKPDCIIFPPTLEVQQNAESTQRLLAWAKAEHVAGTTLCSVCGGTFLLAQLGLLNGRPATTHWSYANLLAITFPEICVQSDDLIIDLGDVVTAGGMMAWLDLGLKLVERYLGPLVMIKTAQFFLVDPAARQQRYYANFSPRLQHGDDAILRVQVSIESSVSEAVSVGEMASTARLGERTFLRRFQKATGLTPTEYAQSIRVQKARELLEMTALSVKEVARNVSYEDVGAFRKIFQKSVGLQPSEYRKRFRAPSGVSNIQMPVRSYPIST; encoded by the coding sequence ATGCCTAGAGGCGTAACTGCCAAACGACGTGGCAAATCGGACATTCTGCGTGCCCACACAATGCATGAGATCGCGATCGTTCTTTACTCGGGAGCGAGGCCTGCGGTTGTCCACGGGCTGACGGATCTGTTTGAAGTTGCTAACAGGATCAGCGCGGAACAGGGCGAAACTTCTTCGCGGGTAGAGGTAATGGTTAGTCACTGGGGAACCAATCCATCGCTCGGTTTGACTCGCACTTACGAGTCGCATCCGGGAAAGCATGGGAAGCCGGACTGCATTATTTTTCCGCCTACGCTGGAGGTCCAACAGAATGCAGAGTCCACACAAAGATTGCTGGCGTGGGCAAAGGCAGAGCACGTTGCGGGGACAACTCTCTGCTCGGTATGCGGCGGGACGTTTTTGCTGGCTCAGTTGGGGCTGTTGAATGGCAGGCCGGCGACAACACATTGGAGTTACGCGAACCTGTTGGCGATTACCTTCCCGGAGATATGCGTGCAGTCCGATGACCTGATCATTGACCTGGGAGATGTGGTGACGGCCGGAGGGATGATGGCGTGGCTTGATCTGGGATTGAAGCTGGTGGAGCGCTACCTGGGGCCTTTGGTGATGATCAAGACGGCCCAGTTTTTCCTGGTGGATCCGGCTGCGCGACAACAGCGGTATTACGCGAATTTCTCTCCACGTTTGCAGCATGGAGACGATGCGATTCTGCGAGTGCAGGTATCGATTGAAAGTTCTGTCTCAGAGGCTGTGAGTGTTGGAGAGATGGCGTCGACCGCGAGGCTTGGCGAGAGAACTTTTCTAAGAAGATTTCAAAAGGCGACAGGTCTTACACCGACTGAGTATGCACAGTCGATACGCGTGCAGAAAGCACGCGAGTTATTGGAGATGACTGCGTTGTCAGTGAAAGAAGTTGCGCGGAACGTGAGTTACGAAGATGTTGGCGCGTTCCGAAAAATATTCCAGAAGAGTGTGGGCCTTCAACCCTCGGAATATCGAAAGCGGTTTAGAGCACCTTCTGGAGTGAGCAATATTCAAATGCCGGTACGGAGTTATCCGATAAGCACTTAG